In Candidatus Limnocylindrales bacterium, the following are encoded in one genomic region:
- a CDS encoding riboflavin synthase, with the protein MFTGIIEEIGTIREIISRGNSYILKVGAKTVLEDMKLGDSISVNGVCLTVTEITSSTFCADISLETLRVSNLKDLRSGDPVNLERSLKLTDRLGGHLVLGHVDGTGQILSKQVKENTIFLTISAPEELLCYIVPKGSIAVDGISLTVIQTSSNGFSVAIVPFTAAKTTLGFKKVGDTVNLETDILGRYVEKLLQGRPESKQRSIDLAFLVEHGFLDGGP; encoded by the coding sequence ATGTTTACCGGCATTATTGAAGAGATAGGTACCATTCGAGAAATTATTTCTCGAGGAAATAGTTATATATTGAAGGTTGGGGCTAAAACGGTCCTCGAAGATATGAAATTAGGGGATAGTATCTCGGTCAATGGGGTTTGTCTGACCGTCACAGAGATTACTTCGTCTACTTTCTGCGCGGATATCTCTCTGGAAACCTTGCGGGTTTCTAATTTAAAGGACCTGAGAAGTGGCGACCCGGTTAATCTGGAGAGATCTCTTAAGTTAACAGATCGGCTGGGTGGGCATCTGGTTTTAGGGCATGTAGATGGAACAGGTCAAATTTTAAGTAAACAAGTTAAGGAAAATACTATTTTTCTCACTATTTCAGCTCCTGAAGAATTACTATGTTATATAGTACCGAAGGGCTCAATAGCAGTAGATGGAATTAGTTTAACTGTTATTCAGACCTCTTCGAATGGTTTTTCGGTTGCTATTGTACCCTTTACTGCGGCCAAAACAACCTTGGGTTTTAAAAAAGTAGGGGATACGGTTAATCTGGAAACAGATATCTTAGGACGTTATGTGGAGAAACTTCTTCAAGGTCGGCCGGAATCTAAGCAGCGTTCCATAGATCTGGCTTTCCTGGTCGAACATGGGTTTTTAGACGGTGGGCCGTAA
- the ribD gene encoding bifunctional diaminohydroxyphosphoribosylaminopyrimidine deaminase/5-amino-6-(5-phosphoribosylamino)uracil reductase RibD, protein MEHQDFLFMQAALELAEKGRGCTSPNPMVGSVVVRNGEIVGRGYHQKAGKPHAEIEALLDAGEKSQGATLYVNLEPCCHYGRTPPCVGRIIQAGIRRVVVAMEDPNPKVKGRGIQELRAAGIEVQVGILENEARKLNEAFIKYITTGQPFVVCKMAMSLDGKIATVSGESKYITRPQSREWVHRLRSELDAVMVGINTVIKDDPLLTVRLENRSGRNPHRVIIDSTLRIPLEARVLDKDPVAKTLIFTLESAPVEKRKHLEAQGALVFSVKRNDRGKVLLRSVLEQLGQMEISSLLIEGGAEINASAFEENLVDKVICFIAPKIIGGRNAPTPVGGEGILNLSEAIPLYQIQTRMLGEDVMIEGYVHI, encoded by the coding sequence ATGGAACATCAAGATTTTCTATTTATGCAGGCAGCCCTGGAGTTGGCTGAAAAAGGTCGGGGTTGCACCAGCCCAAACCCCATGGTAGGAAGTGTCGTAGTTCGAAATGGGGAAATTGTGGGAAGAGGATATCATCAGAAAGCTGGAAAACCCCATGCTGAAATCGAAGCGCTTCTAGACGCGGGGGAAAAAAGTCAAGGAGCCACGCTCTATGTGAATCTAGAACCCTGTTGCCATTACGGAAGAACTCCCCCCTGTGTCGGTCGTATTATCCAGGCAGGGATTCGAAGAGTTGTTGTGGCTATGGAAGATCCAAATCCAAAAGTAAAGGGGCGGGGAATCCAGGAACTTCGGGCAGCAGGAATCGAAGTTCAGGTGGGGATTTTAGAAAACGAAGCCCGAAAGTTAAATGAAGCTTTTATCAAATATATTACAACCGGACAACCTTTTGTTGTCTGTAAAATGGCCATGAGTCTGGATGGTAAAATTGCAACCGTGTCCGGGGAGTCCAAATATATTACCCGTCCGCAATCCCGGGAATGGGTTCATCGGTTACGGAGTGAATTGGATGCCGTAATGGTGGGGATTAATACGGTCATAAAAGATGACCCTTTGTTAACCGTTCGTTTAGAAAACCGGTCAGGACGTAACCCCCATCGGGTTATTATAGATAGCACGTTGCGTATACCTTTAGAAGCCCGGGTTTTAGATAAAGATCCTGTAGCAAAAACCTTGATTTTTACCCTGGAGTCGGCTCCTGTGGAGAAAAGGAAACATCTGGAAGCCCAAGGGGCTTTGGTTTTTTCGGTTAAAAGAAATGATCGGGGAAAAGTCCTTCTTCGATCCGTTTTGGAGCAGCTAGGTCAGATGGAAATTTCTTCTCTCCTGATCGAGGGAGGAGCCGAGATTAATGCTTCGGCATTTGAAGAAAACCTGGTCGATAAGGTCATCTGTTTTATTGCTCCCAAAATTATCGGGGGTCGGAATGCACCTACCCCGGTAGGGGGAGAAGGAATCTTAAATCTTTCAGAAGCTATTCCTTTATATCAGATACAAACCAGGATGCTGGGGGAAGATGTGATGATCGAGGGATATGTACATATTTAA
- a CDS encoding DMT family transporter: protein MGNFSKTRNGKWCVLAAAVLWGTTGTAQAFAPQGAQPAVVGTVRLVIGSFALLILAAVRGKLSHQNRWSVVPTFLAAGSMAAYQFCFFNGVARTGVAVGTIVAIGSAPIFAGFLSFLINKEYPEPKWITATLLTIMGCSLLLLPGGHVIFNPLGVGLALGAGVAYAMFTVISKRLLKEHPSEAVMAITFCLGAALLSPLLFTADLNWLTQPRGLAVALHLGFIATGAAYALFAQGLITVPAARAVTLSLAEPLTAGTLGIIVLGERLTLLGIAGIGLILIGLTLLSVGKDSLSIRSP from the coding sequence ATGGGTAACTTTTCTAAGACAAGAAACGGCAAGTGGTGTGTGCTTGCAGCGGCCGTCTTGTGGGGTACAACCGGAACTGCTCAAGCTTTTGCTCCCCAGGGAGCCCAACCGGCGGTAGTCGGTACCGTACGTTTGGTCATTGGGAGTTTTGCCTTACTGATTCTGGCTGCAGTACGGGGAAAGTTATCTCATCAAAACCGCTGGTCAGTTGTCCCCACATTTTTGGCCGCCGGTAGTATGGCAGCCTATCAATTTTGCTTCTTCAACGGGGTTGCCAGGACGGGGGTGGCCGTAGGGACTATTGTCGCTATTGGAAGTGCTCCCATTTTCGCCGGTTTTCTGAGTTTCCTCATCAACAAAGAATACCCAGAACCGAAATGGATCACAGCAACCCTGCTGACTATTATGGGTTGTAGTTTATTACTTCTTCCTGGGGGTCATGTGATTTTTAATCCTTTGGGTGTAGGTTTAGCGTTGGGCGCCGGAGTTGCCTATGCCATGTTTACAGTAATCAGTAAACGATTACTTAAAGAACACCCCTCGGAGGCTGTGATGGCAATTACCTTCTGTTTGGGAGCCGCTTTACTCTCCCCCTTGCTATTTACTGCCGATTTAAACTGGCTAACACAACCCCGTGGTCTGGCCGTAGCCTTACATTTGGGCTTTATTGCAACCGGAGCTGCCTATGCTTTGTTTGCTCAAGGTTTGATAACCGTTCCTGCAGCCAGAGCCGTCACTTTATCCCTTGCCGAACCCCTTACAGCCGGTACTCTGGGTATCATTGTCCTTGGTGAACGACTTACCTTGTTGGGTATCGCAGGAATTGGATTGATCCTGATCGGATTAACACTCCTTTCGGTGGGAAAAGATTCTCTTTCCATTAGATCCCCTTGA